A part of Carassius carassius chromosome 32, fCarCar2.1, whole genome shotgun sequence genomic DNA contains:
- the vash1 gene encoding tubulinyl-Tyr carboxypeptidase 1 → MPVSCCGTVHHGSSPRRIIQKKPGIRTCLSQPCSSVGLRMLRTALSLERDEEQEDEGEDLRDGGIPFIINRGGLPINEETWEQMWRHVARIHPDGEAVARRIRGTSDLPKIPVPSVPTFQPNSSIPQRLEAIQRYIRDLQYNHTGTQFFEIKKIRPLTALMDIAKEMTRESLPIKCLEAVILGIYLTNSMPTVERFPLSFKTQFSGSHFRHIVLGVHSGGRFGALGISRREDLMYKPLEYKTLTDLLQEFQVAYRRYWHTLCKVKIGHYVSHDPHSVEQIEWKHSVLDVDKLSKEELRKELERHTRDMRLKIGKAAPPSPPKDRKKDMGSPLRTPCSPMRKNSQSDRRSSVEKRSGPAGPAADLNGYQIRV, encoded by the exons ATGCCGGTGTCCTGCTGCGGGACCGTCCATCACGGCTCCTCTCCGAGGAGGATCATCCAGAAGAAGCCGGGAATCAGGACTTGTTTGAGTCAGCCGTGTTCTTCTGTTGGACTGAGGATGCTGCGGACCGCTCTAAGTCTGGAGCGAGACGAGGAGCAGGAGGACGAAGGAGAAGACCTGAGGGATGGTGGGATCCCGTTCATTATTAACAGGGGGGGTCTGCCCATAAACGAGGAGACCTGGGAGCAGATGTGGCGGCACGTGGCCCGCATCCACCCGGATGGAGAAGCAGTGGCCAGGAGGATACGGGGAACCAGCGACCTCCCCAAG ATACCAGTACCAAGTGTGCCTACATTCCAGCCCAACAGCAGTATTCCCCAGCGTCTGGAAGCCATACAGAGATACATCAGGGACTTGCA ATACAATCACACTGGAACACAGTTTTTTGagatcaagaagatcaggccacTCACAGC ATTGATGGACATTGCCAAGGAAATGACAAGAGAATCTCTACCAATTAAATGTTTGGAAGCCGTTATCCTCGGAAT TTACCTCACCAACAGCATGCCGACTGTCGAGCGGTTTCCTCTCAGCTTTAAAACGCAATTCTCAGGGAGTCATTTTCGTCACATTGTGCTTGGTGTCCACAGTGGCGGTCGCTTTGGTGCTCTGGGCATCAGCCGCCGCGAGGATTTGATGTACAAACCGCTGGAGTACAAAACACTCACGGACCTCCTTCAAGAGTTCCAGGTGGCTTATCGGAGATACTGGCACACACTGTGCAAGGTCAAGATCGGTCATTATGTGTCACACGACCCACACAGTGTGGAGCAGATTGAGTGGAAGCATTCGGTGCTGGATGTGGACAAGCTGTCCAAAGAAGAGCTGAGGAAAGAGTTGGAGAGACACACTCGGGATATGAGGTTGAAG ATTGGTAAAGCTGCTCCACCATCACCGCCTAAAGACAGGAAGAAGGATATGGGATCTCCTCTGAGGACCCCATGCAGTCCGATGCGCAAGAACAGCCAAAGCGACAGACG GTCATCAGTGGAGAAGCGGTCCGGGCCAGCAGGGCCCGCGGCTGATTTGAACGGATACCAGATCAGGGTCTGA